From the genome of Pseudomonas yamanorum, one region includes:
- the glnK gene encoding P-II family nitrogen regulator, which yields MKLVTAIIKPFKLDDVRESLSEIGVQGITVTEVKGFGRQKGHTELYRGAEYVVDFLPKVKIDVAIDDKDLDRVIEAITKAANTGKIGDGKIFVVNLEQAIRIRTGETDTDAI from the coding sequence ATGAAGCTAGTCACTGCCATCATCAAGCCGTTCAAGTTGGACGATGTACGCGAGTCACTGTCCGAGATCGGCGTGCAGGGCATTACCGTTACTGAGGTCAAAGGCTTCGGTCGGCAGAAGGGTCACACCGAGCTGTATCGCGGCGCGGAATACGTGGTCGATTTCCTGCCAAAGGTGAAGATTGATGTCGCCATTGACGACAAGGATCTTGACCGGGTTATCGAGGCGATAACCAAGGCCGCCAACACCGGCAAGATCGGTGACGGCAAGATCTTCGTGGTCAATCTGGAACAGGCTATTCGCATCCGTACCGGCGAAACCGATACCGACGCAATCTAA